In Mus caroli chromosome 19, CAROLI_EIJ_v1.1, whole genome shotgun sequence, a genomic segment contains:
- the Calhm3 gene encoding calcium homeostasis modulator protein 3 yields the protein MDKFRMLFQHLQSSSESVMNGICLLLAAVTVKIYSSLDFNCPCLERYNALYGLGLLLTPPLALFLCGLLVNRQSVLMVEEWRRPAGHRRKDLGIIRYMCSSVLQRALAAPLVWILLALLDGKCFVCAFSNSVDPEKFLDFANMTPRQVQLFLAKVPCKEDELVKNSPARKAVSRYLRCLSQAIGWSITLLVIVVAFLARCLRPCFDQTVFLQRRYWSNYMDLEQKLFDETCCEHARDFAHRCVLHFFESMQSELRALGLRRDPAGGIPESQESSERPELPEDPDSGSRKAHLRAISSREQVDQLLSTWYSSKPPLDLAASPRRWGPGLNHRAPIAAPGTKLCHQLDV from the exons ATGGATAAGTTCCGGATGCTCTTCCAGCACCTCCAGTCCAGCTCGGAGTCGGTGATGAATGGCATTTGCCTCCTGCTGGCTGCTGTCACCGTCAAGATATACTCCTCCCTTGACTTCAACTGTCCCTGCCTCGAGCGCTACAATGCCCTGTATGGCCTGGGCCTGCTGCTCACACCCCCTCTGGCCctcttcctctgtggtctcttggTCAATAGACAGTCTGTATTGATGGTGGAGGAGTGGCGCCGGCCAGCAGGGCACCGGAGGAAGGACCTGGGCATCATCAG GTACATGTGTTCCTCTGTGCTGCAGCGAGCTCTAGCAGCACCACTGGTCTGGATCTTACTGGCCCTCCTTGATGGCAAGTGTTTTGTGTGTGCCTTCAGCAACTCTGTTGATCCTGAGAAGTTTCTGGATTTTGCTAATATGACCCCCAGGCAAGTGCAGCTCTTCCTAGCCAAGGTGCCCTGCAAGGAGGATGAACTGGTGAAAAACAGCCCTGCCCGCAAGGCAGTGTCTCGGTACCTCCGGTGCCTGTCACAG GCCATCGGCTGGAGTATAACCTTGCTGGTGATAGTGGTGGCCTTCCTAGCCCGCTGTCTGAGGCCCTGCTTCGACCAGACCGTCTTCCTACAGCGCAGATACTGGAGCAACTATATGGACCTGGAACAGAAGCTCTTTGATGAGACATGCTGTGAGCATGCGCGGGACTTCGCACACCGTTGCGTGCTGCACTTCTTCGAAAGCATGCAGAGCGAGCTACGTGCCCTGGGGTTACGTCGGGACCCAGCTGGTGgcatcccagaatcacaggagtCCTCGGAGCGCCCGGAGCTCCCGGAGGACCCGGATAGTGGAAGCCGGAAGGCCCACCTGCGCGCGATCTCCAGCCGGGAGCAGGTGGATCAGCTTCTAAGTACCTGGTACTCCAGCAAGCCGCCGCTAGACCTCGCAGCATCTCCCAGGCGCTGGGGGCCTGGCCTCAATCACCGCGCCCCTATAGCTGCTCCAGGCACCAAGCTATGCCACCAGCTCGATGTATAG